CGCCCCACGTTTCTAAATCGGGGTCGGGCGCGCCGATTTGGTCAGAAATGTTGGTTGGCGAATCGTCGCTGCCGCTGTAAAGCGTTTCGTCGATGGAAACCGGGTCCATGACATGAATCATTTCGAGCGCTTCGACAATGTCTTCAATCGGCATTCCCAACGCGCGCGCGATTTCAGCATACGACGGCGAGCGGTCGAGTTCCTGCGTCAATTCTTCGATGCGCGAATTGATGGTCTGATTCACTTCCTGCAAGCGGCGCGGCACGCGAATGCCCCACGTTTTATCGCGGAAGAAACGCCGGATTTCACCCAGAATCGTCGGAGTAGCAAAAGTGGCGAAACGCACGCCGCGCGAAGGATCGAAATGGTCGAGCGCGTTAATCAACCCGATGAGGCCGACTTGCATCACGTCTTCAGAAAGTTCGCCGCGGTCGCTGTAACGCCGCGCTAGATACGAAACCAGGCTTCGATTGGAAAGAATCAGTCGGTCGCGCAAATTCTGGTCGCCGGTTTCACGCCACTGCGCAAAGAGGAAGTTAAATTCTTCCTGCCGGGCGCGTGCCGCCTGTTGACGCACGCTACGCTCGGTGGGAACCGTGATTTCCTCCACGTCCTCGTCGTCTATATCGCGTTCATCGCTGACGCTCTCGTCGCTTGTGATTTCTTCTGAAGGAACTGTCTCGATAACCAGTTCGGTCGATTCTTCAGAAACGACAGGCGTGTTTCCATTGCGATAGGGGAGATGATTTTCATTGCCGTTGGTCGCTGTGCCTACAGGGTCTGCCGCTCCGTGAGGAGCAGTCGAGTCTGGCGGCTGACAGCCAGAAGATGCAGGCGTTTGCGGTATCGATTCGTCGGCGTTGAAAGACATGGTTTCACCTCCCCGGAAAGAAATTTGGGTCATCAGATACGCGGAACAAACTTAGTCAGACGCACTTCGGTATTTTGCTCGTCGCCGGTGCGGTGCTCCACTTCATCCATCAGCGACTGCATGAGAAACAAGCCCAGACCGCTTTCGCGCAAATCGTGCGAACTTTCGGCGACCGAAGAGAACGGCTCGGTGCGCGCGGCGACGATTCCTGGCGATGGCACATGTCCGCCATCGGAAACGCAGATTTCCAGACGGTCGCGGAAGGGCGTGATTTCAATTTCGACTTCCTGCGCGCCGCCATGATTTTTATCGTGGGCGCGCGCGTGGAGAATTGCGTTGTTGCACGCTTCGGAAACTGCCAGCTTGATGTCTTCCACGTCGTCGTAGGAAAACTTCATGCGGCTGGCAACGCCGAGAACCGCGAGGCGCACCACGCGTACCCATTCGGGGCTGGAAGGAATCTGCAAGCGAACGCCGCGTGCGGTGTCTGCGGCGGCATCGGCTGAAATTGTGTCGGTGGGAATATCAGGCGTCATGGCGATCACTTCCCTCAGAAGGGCCAACTTCGACCGTACTCTGACGGGCGCAGTCGTCGGTTGCATCTCCAACGGAATCGAACATCGGAAACACTGACGTTAAGCCGGTGATTTCAAAGACGCGGCGCACGCGAACATTAGGACAAACAAGCGAAAGCGAACCGTTTTCGCGCGCTCGCTTGAGTCCGCCAATGAGAACACCAAGCCCGGTGGAATCAATAAACGAAACGCGTGACAAATCGACAATGATACAACGTCCCGTTTCGCCATTATCGGCACAGACGCGATGCAATTCTTCCCGCAATTGTGGTGCTGAATGCAATTCGACTTCGCCGTCCACTTCGACCACTGTTGCTTTCTCGCTTTCGTATGTTCGCAATCGCAATTCCATAAAGTCTCCAGACAACGCGCCAAGGTCCCTTTAATGTAGCAAGTACAGTCGATTTTGACCGTACCTTTATTTTGCTGCTATTCTCCTGTCGTTTCCCCACGCCATGTGGCCAGACGCTTCGTAATTTGTGCCTCGTAACCATTTTCGGTCGGCTCGTAGAAAGCTTCGGTTTTGTAGTCGGGCGGCAGATAATCCTGAGCAACGTAGCCCCCGAAATCGTGCGGATACAAATAACCTTCGCCGTCGCCCAGCCTTTCCTTTGCGCCACGCAACGATGAACCGCGCAAATGCTGCGGCACAGCCGGAACTCCTTTCGCCAAAGCCGCGCGCGCGCGATGAAGTGCCACATAAGATGCATTGCTCTTGGGCGCGGTTGCCAGAAATACCGTCGCTTGAGCCAGGGGAATCGCGCATTCGGGCAAACCGATTTTCTCGACGGCGTTTAAAGCTGCGATGCAAAGCGGCAACGCGCGCGGGTCGGCGTTGCCGATGTCTTCGCTTGCTTGAATTACCAATCGGCGCGCGATAAACATCGGGTCTTCGCCGCCATCGAGCATTCGCACCATCCACAGCAGCGCCGCGTCGGGGTCGCCGCCGCGCAGCGATTTGATAAACGCCGAAATCACCTGATAATGGTCGTCGCCAGTAATGTCATAGCCGCGCACGCGATCGCCAATCGCTTCAATAACCAATTGCTTGGTAAGTACGGTCGAATCTGGTGATACCAAGTCCGCAGCCATTTCCAAAGCACCGAGCGAAGCGCGTGCATCACCGGCAGCTACGCGTGCGATATGCGCGAGCGCTTCGGGTTCGGCGGTTAAGCCGCGCTCGGCCAAACCGCGTGGGTCGAGCAGGGCACGCTCGCACAGCGCGATAATGTCGGCATCTTCCAGCGGCTCGAAGCGAAACAAACGACAACGCGAAAGTAATGGTGTATTTACCGATGCCAGTGGGTTTTCGGTCGTCGCGCCGATAAGCGAAATCGTGCCGTCTTCGACGTGTGGCAAAAAGCCGTCTTGCTGCGCGCGGTTGAAGCGATGAATTTCATCAACGAACAGAATCGTGCGCGCAGCGGCGTTGCCCATCGTGCGGCGTTTTTTGGCTTCGGCAATGACGCGGCGCACATCGGCGACGCCGGACGTAATGGCGGAGAATTCTTCAAAGTGCGCTTTGGTCAGTTGTGCAACTAAACGCGCAAGTGTGGTTTTGCCGGTTCCGGCGGGGCCAAAGAAGAGGCACGATGGCGCGCGGTCGGATTCGATGGCGCGGCGCAATGGGGCGCCATCAGCGACGAGATGGCGCTGACCGGCGTATTCATCGAAATTGCGCGGGCGCATCCGTGCTGCGAGGGGCAGGTTGCGAGCGGTTAAAGCCGAGTCGGGAAGGCCCACGCTTTCGTCGTCGAAGAGAGACATAGAAACGAAAAAAGACGGAAGGAAAACCTTCCGTCTGAAGAATTAAAATGCCCCGCCACGCCGGTCGACTTTCAGTTGTTGAACCCGCTTTCGCAGGTGGGTGCCGTTCCTCGCCCTCGCGCCGCTGCTTTGTTTGTTGTCAAACGCGCCGGTTAAGGCTCACAGTTGGCGTCCCGGCATAGGAGTGAGGCTCCCTTCATGGTGAGTGTAGGCTCAAAACTTTCTCAGCCGTATCGTACGCAGTAGGGTGATTTAAATGTAACAAATAGTACGGTCGAAATCGACCAGGGTTTCCCGTTTTTTAGAATTCGTAACGCAGCAAACGCTCGTCGCGGCACACGTAATTTTCACGCGAAGGCGAAACCGAAACGAGCGAAATTGGGACTTCTGTCGTTTCTTCCAAACGCGCGATATAACGCTGTGCATTGAGCGGCAAATCCTCGAAACGACGCGCATCGCCGGTGGGGGTTTGCCAGCC
This DNA window, taken from Abditibacteriaceae bacterium, encodes the following:
- a CDS encoding SigB/SigF/SigG family RNA polymerase sigma factor, with amino-acid sequence MSFNADESIPQTPASSGCQPPDSTAPHGAADPVGTATNGNENHLPYRNGNTPVVSEESTELVIETVPSEEITSDESVSDERDIDDEDVEEITVPTERSVRQQAARARQEEFNFLFAQWRETGDQNLRDRLILSNRSLVSYLARRYSDRGELSEDVMQVGLIGLINALDHFDPSRGVRFATFATPTILGEIRRFFRDKTWGIRVPRRLQEVNQTINSRIEELTQELDRSPSYAEIARALGMPIEDIVEALEMIHVMDPVSIDETLYSGSDDSPTNISDQIGAPDPDLETWGEYAALETALEKLPKNERQVLRLAYFDQHSQVEIARKLQVSQMYVSRLQRKALAHLREAMNDNDN
- a CDS encoding ATP-binding protein, with the protein product MTPDIPTDTISADAAADTARGVRLQIPSSPEWVRVVRLAVLGVASRMKFSYDDVEDIKLAVSEACNNAILHARAHDKNHGGAQEVEIEITPFRDRLEICVSDGGHVPSPGIVAARTEPFSSVAESSHDLRESGLGLFLMQSLMDEVEHRTGDEQNTEVRLTKFVPRI
- a CDS encoding STAS domain-containing protein; this encodes MELRLRTYESEKATVVEVDGEVELHSAPQLREELHRVCADNGETGRCIIVDLSRVSFIDSTGLGVLIGGLKRARENGSLSLVCPNVRVRRVFEITGLTSVFPMFDSVGDATDDCARQSTVEVGPSEGSDRHDA
- a CDS encoding replication-associated recombination protein A; its protein translation is MSLFDDESVGLPDSALTARNLPLAARMRPRNFDEYAGQRHLVADGAPLRRAIESDRAPSCLFFGPAGTGKTTLARLVAQLTKAHFEEFSAITSGVADVRRVIAEAKKRRTMGNAAARTILFVDEIHRFNRAQQDGFLPHVEDGTISLIGATTENPLASVNTPLLSRCRLFRFEPLEDADIIALCERALLDPRGLAERGLTAEPEALAHIARVAAGDARASLGALEMAADLVSPDSTVLTKQLVIEAIGDRVRGYDITGDDHYQVISAFIKSLRGGDPDAALLWMVRMLDGGEDPMFIARRLVIQASEDIGNADPRALPLCIAALNAVEKIGLPECAIPLAQATVFLATAPKSNASYVALHRARAALAKGVPAVPQHLRGSSLRGAKERLGDGEGYLYPHDFGGYVAQDYLPPDYKTEAFYEPTENGYEAQITKRLATWRGETTGE